The following coding sequences are from one Magnetococcales bacterium window:
- a CDS encoding DUF3494 domain-containing protein: MKNFKILMLAAMFGSFVVVSASAVAGEGPAPIDLGKAGNFAILSQTGITDVYRSAVVGDVGTSPITGAALLLSCGEVVGKVYTVDSAGPSPCAINDANFLTGAIADMGYAYGDAKARLSPKAIELGAGEIGGLTITPGLYKWSSPVSISTDVTLSGGPDDVWILQVAGNLTQAGATRVTLAGGAKAKNIFWQVAGAVALGANAHFEGIILGKTLIAVNTKASVNGRLLAQTAVTLQMNAVSEPAN, from the coding sequence ATGAAAAATTTCAAGATATTAATGCTGGCAGCGATGTTCGGTAGTTTTGTAGTGGTGAGCGCAAGCGCTGTTGCCGGCGAAGGCCCTGCGCCAATAGACCTGGGTAAGGCTGGAAACTTTGCCATTCTGAGCCAAACTGGAATTACCGACGTTTATCGATCCGCTGTTGTTGGGGATGTTGGAACGAGCCCGATCACCGGCGCCGCTCTCCTTCTCTCCTGCGGGGAAGTAGTAGGGAAGGTCTACACGGTCGATTCGGCTGGCCCTTCCCCCTGTGCGATTAATGACGCCAACTTCCTGACCGGGGCTATAGCCGACATGGGATACGCTTACGGCGACGCCAAAGCGCGACTTTCACCTAAGGCCATTGAACTGGGCGCTGGAGAGATTGGCGGACTGACCATCACCCCTGGCCTCTACAAATGGAGTTCGCCAGTTTCGATTTCCACCGATGTCACGCTCTCCGGCGGCCCGGACGATGTCTGGATCTTACAGGTGGCGGGAAACTTAACTCAGGCCGGCGCGACACGAGTAACGCTGGCCGGCGGGGCCAAGGCCAAAAACATCTTCTGGCAGGTCGCCGGCGCTGTGGCTCTCGGGGCCAACGCGCACTTTGAAGGCATCATCCTTGGTAAAACCTTGATCGCCGTGAACACTAAAGCATCGGTTAACGGCAGACTGTTGGCGCAGACTGCGGTGACGCTTCAGATGAATGCGGTTTCCGAGCCTGCCAATTAA
- a CDS encoding lipid A deacylase LpxR family protein: MIGDGFDRYYSHGHQLSCLTGAKYDDWMPYRGLRWLGQRTPWFKEHDTDMRGTISFGQKMFTPANISNSQLQNDDRPWAGWAYLGFGFVADHRSLKRTFNSSSFLDTLELQIGMVGEVSQVDHIQTWIHENVTSSPEPKGWRHQLHNEPGVVLSYRRQWQHIDSSRYFDILPSMGFSVGNVYDHLTAGLVLRVGSGLDRDYGPPSIPPGPPGSGFFRPKKDGLRCLGLGSAFDCYVFSGVEGRAVGRNIFLDGNTFVSSHSVKKEPLLGEAMVGFVFSGERWRASLTKVFRSIEFQSQPRPSSFGIINFTWHY, encoded by the coding sequence ATGATCGGAGATGGTTTTGATCGCTATTACAGTCATGGTCACCAGCTCTCTTGCCTGACTGGCGCAAAATACGACGATTGGATGCCTTACAGGGGATTGCGATGGTTGGGACAGCGCACTCCATGGTTTAAAGAGCATGATACAGATATGCGAGGGACGATCTCTTTTGGTCAGAAGATGTTCACTCCTGCTAACATCAGCAATAGCCAACTGCAAAATGATGACCGCCCATGGGCGGGCTGGGCCTATCTAGGCTTTGGTTTTGTAGCCGACCATCGCAGTTTAAAAAGAACATTTAACTCAAGCAGTTTTCTAGATACTTTGGAACTTCAGATAGGCATGGTTGGCGAGGTCTCCCAGGTTGACCACATTCAAACCTGGATACATGAAAATGTTACCTCCTCGCCAGAACCCAAAGGTTGGCGCCACCAACTGCACAATGAACCTGGAGTCGTTCTTTCTTACCGTCGCCAGTGGCAGCACATCGATAGTTCCAGATATTTTGATATTTTGCCCTCCATGGGATTTTCCGTCGGCAATGTCTATGATCATTTAACTGCCGGCCTTGTTCTGAGAGTCGGCTCAGGTTTGGATCGCGATTATGGTCCGCCAAGCATACCACCTGGCCCTCCAGGCTCCGGCTTTTTTCGTCCCAAAAAAGATGGTCTCCGCTGTTTAGGGCTAGGCAGCGCGTTTGATTGTTATGTTTTTAGCGGTGTGGAAGGCCGCGCAGTTGGGCGAAACATTTTTCTGGATGGAAATACCTTCGTCTCAAGCCACAGCGTCAAAAAGGAACCTTTGCTTGGAGAGGCGATGGTCGGCTTTGTCTTTTCTGGAGAGAGGTGGCGGGCATCATTGACCAAAGTATTTAGAAGTATAGAGTTCCAAAGCCAGCCGAGACCTAGTTCATTTGGTATTATCAATTTTACCTGGCATTATTAA
- a CDS encoding Crp/Fnr family transcriptional regulator, whose translation MSKLPKKVGKAPDFDAQAFLSLVETGRRNVKYRAKETIFRQGDAADTVFFIKRGAVQITVVSDQGKEGMIARLGDGEFLGEGCLAGQELYLSSATAITSTTAVSIDKAAMIRLLREQPELSEMFTAFLLLRNIRIEADLVDQLFNSSEKRLARVLLLLANFGKDGKMEAVIPKVSQEMLAAQVGTTRARVNFFMNKFRKLGLIEYNGGLKVHSALLNIIIHELNDSGRADSETNDR comes from the coding sequence ATGTCCAAGCTACCTAAAAAAGTCGGGAAGGCGCCGGATTTTGACGCTCAGGCTTTCCTCTCCTTGGTTGAGACCGGGCGGCGTAACGTCAAGTACCGCGCAAAGGAGACCATTTTCCGGCAAGGAGACGCCGCCGATACCGTCTTCTTTATCAAGCGGGGCGCCGTGCAGATCACAGTCGTTTCTGATCAGGGCAAGGAGGGCATGATCGCAAGACTTGGGGATGGTGAGTTCTTAGGTGAGGGGTGCCTTGCCGGCCAGGAACTCTACCTCTCCTCAGCCACGGCAATCACATCGACGACCGCCGTCAGCATCGACAAGGCGGCGATGATTCGCTTGCTGCGCGAACAGCCGGAGTTGTCAGAAATGTTCACGGCGTTCCTGCTTTTGCGTAACATCCGGATTGAGGCCGACCTGGTTGACCAGCTGTTCAACTCAAGCGAGAAGCGGCTTGCCCGCGTGCTCCTGCTTCTTGCCAACTTCGGCAAGGACGGAAAGATGGAGGCGGTGATCCCAAAGGTCAGTCAGGAGATGCTGGCGGCGCAAGTTGGCACAACAAGGGCCCGGGTTAATTTTTTCATGAACAAATTCCGGAAGCTCGGCCTGATCGAATACAATGGTGGTCTGAAGGTGCATTCGGCCCTGTTGAACATAATCATCCATGAGTTAAATGATTCTGGACGCGCCGATTCAGAAACGAACGACAGGTAG
- a CDS encoding DUF3185 family protein, translating into MTMKKTIGIAVFAVGALILWFAYNASQAPAEELANTITGRYSDETMLYFVVGIAATVVGGLLAGFGARR; encoded by the coding sequence ATGACAATGAAAAAGACCATTGGCATCGCCGTTTTCGCAGTCGGGGCGCTCATCCTGTGGTTCGCATACAACGCCTCGCAGGCGCCGGCGGAGGAACTCGCCAACACGATTACCGGCCGCTACAGCGACGAAACGATGTTGTACTTCGTTGTCGGCATTGCTGCTACCGTCGTTGGCGGCCTGCTCGCCGGTTTTGGCGCGCGCAGATAA
- a CDS encoding DUF3309 domain-containing protein, with product MSLGTILIIILLLMVLGVLPTWPHSRSWGKAPSGVLGLILIIVIVLLLLGRI from the coding sequence ATGAGCCTCGGAACCATTCTGATCATCATACTGCTACTCATGGTGCTCGGCGTTCTGCCGACATGGCCGCATAGCCGCAGTTGGGGAAAAGCTCCAAGCGGCGTGTTGGGCCTCATTCTAATCATCGTGATCGTACTGCTGTTGCTGGGACGAATCTAG
- a CDS encoding PA2779 family protein — MQANINLNRLIAIPLTVAMIFFTMPYHWAQAGIIGTDALLNQEQRPTSDRDQVTAYLARQEVQNQLSAWGVDPAEATERVRSMSDSNLTMLAKGIANEPAGQGAVGGIIGAFVLVFLVLLFTDIVGFTNVFNFTR; from the coding sequence ATGCAAGCGAATATCAACCTAAATCGACTCATAGCCATACCTCTGACGGTGGCCATGATCTTCTTTACTATGCCTTACCACTGGGCTCAAGCTGGGATAATCGGCACTGACGCCCTCCTTAACCAGGAACAGAGGCCTACTTCAGACCGGGACCAGGTGACGGCCTACTTGGCTCGCCAAGAGGTCCAGAACCAGCTGTCCGCCTGGGGAGTCGATCCCGCCGAGGCTACTGAGCGGGTCCGCTCCATGAGCGACTCTAATCTGACTATGCTGGCCAAAGGGATCGCCAACGAACCGGCCGGCCAAGGCGCCGTCGGAGGGATAATCGGTGCGTTCGTGCTCGTGTTCCTAGTGTTGCTCTTCACCGACATTGTCGGATTTACCAATGTTTTCAATTTCACAAGATAA
- a CDS encoding PA2778 family cysteine peptidase, which yields MFSISQDKSQVGWQSIRLGLAVLLTAGFAACAHPPQTNALLESVDTADLPRRVMLESVPFIPQEKNWCGPAALAMALQWSGVPATQEAIAKMVYTPGLEGALRHDMVTGARRHARLVTPVQTLQEITRELAAGHPVLVFQNLSFNALPFWHYAVAIGYDLDQGELMFHSGTTEVLTTHMGLFERTWKRGDYWGQVVLPPGRLPASATSMQVIESARALERAGWAEESITIYRLVVTRWPEQYLGWMALGNAHMAQEVWTEATTAFHKAVKIAPEKPAGWNNLAFALAHQERWDESETAVDQAVRVGGELGEIFKRSQEEIRAKRRMRH from the coding sequence ATGTTTTCAATTTCACAAGATAAATCACAAGTTGGCTGGCAGTCGATCCGGCTTGGGTTGGCGGTCCTGCTGACGGCAGGGTTCGCCGCCTGCGCCCATCCGCCCCAGACCAACGCCCTTCTGGAGAGCGTTGACACGGCGGACCTGCCCAGACGTGTAATGCTGGAGTCAGTACCTTTCATCCCGCAGGAGAAGAATTGGTGTGGGCCGGCGGCCCTGGCCATGGCGCTACAATGGTCTGGAGTACCTGCCACTCAGGAGGCGATCGCCAAGATGGTTTATACGCCGGGCCTGGAGGGGGCTTTGCGCCACGACATGGTTACCGGGGCCAGACGCCACGCAAGGTTGGTGACTCCAGTACAAACTCTACAAGAGATCACTCGTGAACTGGCCGCTGGCCATCCAGTGCTGGTATTTCAAAACCTGAGCTTCAACGCGCTGCCATTCTGGCATTATGCCGTGGCCATCGGCTACGACCTGGACCAAGGTGAGTTGATGTTTCACTCAGGGACAACCGAGGTCCTGACCACGCATATGGGTCTCTTTGAACGAACCTGGAAGCGCGGCGACTACTGGGGACAGGTTGTTCTGCCACCCGGTCGTCTGCCGGCCAGCGCCACGTCGATGCAGGTGATTGAATCGGCAAGAGCCTTGGAGAGGGCGGGATGGGCCGAGGAGTCCATCACCATCTACCGCCTTGTAGTGACCCGCTGGCCGGAGCAATACCTCGGCTGGATGGCTTTGGGCAACGCCCACATGGCGCAAGAGGTCTGGACTGAGGCAACGACCGCCTTTCATAAAGCCGTGAAAATTGCGCCTGAGAAACCGGCTGGATGGAACAACTTGGCCTTCGCCCTGGCCCATCAGGAGCGGTGGGACGAATCAGAGACCGCAGTGGATCAGGCGGTGCGTGTAGGTGGCGAACTCGGGGAGATCTTTAAGCGCAGCCAGGAGGAGATCAGGGCCAAGCGGCGAATGCGGCATTGA
- a CDS encoding OmpA family protein, with protein sequence MKKANISSVYGLILAALVAGCTVNPYSGEKQVGKAAYGAGIGAASGALIGMLTGDDSREKRNHALIGAGVGALAGAGAGYYMDVQEAKLRQRLQASGVGVTRVGDEIVLNMPGNITFDSGSASVKSNFYEVLNSVVLVFKEYPKSLVDIFGHTDSTGSSQMNQQLSENRAASVGQYFITQGVINRRIATKGFGERYPVTTNDTPEGRSANRRVEIRISPLTST encoded by the coding sequence GTGAAAAAAGCTAACATATCATCGGTATATGGTCTTATCTTGGCCGCGTTGGTGGCAGGATGTACCGTCAACCCCTATTCCGGCGAGAAACAGGTTGGCAAGGCGGCGTATGGCGCGGGTATTGGGGCGGCCAGCGGCGCTCTTATCGGCATGTTGACCGGTGATGATAGTCGAGAGAAACGCAACCACGCCTTGATCGGCGCCGGCGTTGGCGCCTTGGCCGGGGCCGGGGCCGGATATTACATGGATGTGCAAGAGGCCAAACTTCGTCAACGCCTGCAAGCCTCAGGGGTGGGCGTAACGCGAGTCGGCGATGAAATAGTCCTGAATATGCCGGGAAACATCACCTTTGATTCCGGCTCAGCTTCCGTCAAATCAAACTTCTATGAAGTGTTGAACTCGGTCGTTTTGGTGTTTAAGGAGTATCCCAAAAGCTTGGTGGATATCTTTGGGCACACCGACAGTACCGGTTCAAGTCAGATGAACCAGCAACTCTCTGAAAATCGAGCCGCCAGTGTTGGTCAATATTTCATCACTCAAGGCGTGATCAACAGACGGATTGCCACCAAGGGATTTGGCGAAAGATACCCTGTGACCACTAACGATACCCCCGAAGGCCGCAGCGCCAATCGAAGGGTTGAAATCCGCATCAGTCCTCTCACTTCCACATAA
- a CDS encoding OmpA family protein, whose translation MKLLKLSGVALLALTLGGCVLSTPRENHGEYKGYVQWHPQSGKHSVASAGTQCYFCPVSVKVMDSDGDGVLDPDDRCPDTPRGVKVSPDGCPLDSDGDGVHDGIDRCPDTPSGITVDAKGCQLDSDGDGVFDVNDRCPNTPSGAEVDRNGCIPDEDGDGVPNNKDRCPGTPPNLKVNPDGCPLDTDGDGVIDANDKCPGTPSGATVDVQGCWVLKDLNFDVSRATIKGGGREILDNAANVLRKNPQLKVEILGHTDSTGSDAFNQRLSEQRAKTVFNALVARGVSPDRLVTRGYSESKPITSNKTRSGRAINRRVQMNLIP comes from the coding sequence ATGAAACTATTGAAGCTATCGGGAGTCGCCTTGTTAGCATTGACTCTTGGCGGGTGCGTTCTTTCCACTCCGAGAGAAAACCATGGCGAATACAAAGGTTATGTGCAGTGGCATCCACAGTCCGGCAAGCACTCTGTCGCCAGCGCCGGCACCCAATGTTACTTCTGCCCAGTCAGCGTAAAGGTTATGGACAGCGATGGCGACGGCGTATTGGACCCGGATGATCGATGCCCCGACACGCCCAGGGGCGTAAAAGTATCGCCCGACGGATGCCCGCTCGATTCCGATGGCGACGGGGTTCACGATGGGATTGACCGTTGTCCAGATACGCCCAGTGGCATCACAGTTGACGCCAAAGGGTGTCAACTCGATTCCGATGGCGATGGCGTCTTTGACGTCAATGACCGGTGTCCCAATACGCCCAGTGGCGCCGAAGTAGACCGCAACGGCTGTATTCCGGACGAAGATGGCGATGGCGTTCCAAACAACAAGGACCGCTGCCCGGGAACGCCGCCAAACCTGAAAGTCAATCCTGACGGCTGTCCGCTGGATACCGATGGCGACGGCGTGATTGACGCCAATGACAAATGTCCGGGAACGCCAAGTGGAGCCACTGTCGATGTCCAGGGGTGCTGGGTGCTCAAGGATCTCAATTTTGACGTCAGTCGCGCTACGATCAAGGGTGGAGGGAGAGAGATTCTTGACAACGCCGCAAACGTTCTCAGAAAAAATCCTCAACTCAAGGTGGAAATTCTGGGACATACCGACTCCACCGGATCTGACGCCTTCAATCAGAGGCTTTCGGAGCAACGGGCCAAAACGGTCTTTAATGCTCTGGTAGCACGAGGCGTTTCCCCTGATCGCCTGGTTACCAGGGGGTATAGCGAAAGCAAGCCGATTACCAGCAACAAAACCCGAAGCGGTCGCGCCATAAACCGTCGGGTTCAGATGAATCTTATACCGTAA
- a CDS encoding diguanylate cyclase — MPIKIEGPGTTETLATETDVLIDFVSELARSNRRYSEWWADLNKLIIFGEEKCGVSQKHADKCDLCRFLAEVTDSDIRDSIPFKRLCAQHKRVHDMAADFLRRRETGVVTVADYERLKNIGMKHLYNMDQIKHSSFFSIAHTDNLTGLLTRDVMEDALKEQDDRGRRLGQRFCVALADLDHFKRINDTYGHQVGDTVLVEIARIFEVFLRPYDDAFRYGGEEFLVLLPETTINKAVNVMDRLREEVKTKVICADEHKISMTISVGISESSPGQDIEALISTADENLYKAKSGGRDRVVC; from the coding sequence ATGCCAATCAAAATCGAAGGTCCTGGAACCACGGAAACCTTAGCCACTGAAACGGATGTTTTGATTGATTTTGTCAGTGAACTCGCACGGTCAAACCGCCGATATTCCGAGTGGTGGGCTGATCTCAACAAGTTAATTATTTTTGGCGAAGAGAAATGCGGCGTTTCCCAAAAACACGCTGACAAATGCGATCTCTGCCGGTTTCTTGCTGAGGTGACTGATTCCGATATCAGAGACTCCATCCCTTTCAAGAGACTCTGTGCCCAACACAAGAGGGTTCACGACATGGCGGCGGATTTTTTGCGGCGCCGTGAGACGGGCGTTGTAACGGTCGCTGATTATGAACGCCTGAAAAATATCGGCATGAAACATCTGTACAACATGGACCAGATCAAGCACTCCAGCTTTTTTTCCATCGCGCATACGGATAACCTGACGGGGCTTTTAACCCGGGACGTGATGGAAGACGCCCTTAAGGAACAGGACGATCGGGGGAGACGGTTAGGCCAGCGTTTCTGCGTCGCTCTGGCCGATCTCGACCATTTCAAAAGGATCAATGATACATACGGGCATCAAGTCGGGGACACCGTCCTGGTAGAGATTGCGCGAATTTTCGAGGTTTTCCTCCGACCCTATGACGATGCGTTTCGGTATGGTGGCGAGGAGTTTCTGGTCCTGCTTCCCGAAACCACTATTAATAAGGCGGTCAACGTGATGGATCGTCTACGTGAAGAGGTGAAAACGAAGGTGATATGCGCAGATGAACACAAGATCTCAATGACAATTTCGGTTGGAATTTCGGAGTCTTCTCCCGGCCAGGATATTGAAGCCTTGATTAGCACAGCGGATGAAAACCTCTACAAGGCAAAGTCGGGAGGGAGAGATCGAGTTGTTTGTTAA
- a CDS encoding DUF4007 family protein has product MNRSALLVSAFEPSRIAFGRHETFPLRYSWLTKGFQALLEDPGVFSSDEATVTLGVGKNMVNSIRYWLRAMRMMDAKDNAPTSLGRKLLAEDGYDPYLEDEATIWLLHWLHATNPEQATTAYWLFNRFHKPTFASEEAVSALVTFVKENVTGKYSINTVKQDIAVILRMYAPSRKATKVAMEDALDSPLAALRLITRQEIQRGFISYPEARSSLPVEIVGYAITELLRFHGERAIQFQELMYGRFGQLALGSIFRLSETALLTILEQLVVKYHKHYEIRETAGVHQLYQLDDVNPGMFLDRHFGQHAGKVAA; this is encoded by the coding sequence ATGAATCGTTCCGCTCTACTGGTATCCGCTTTCGAGCCTAGCCGGATCGCATTTGGCCGGCATGAGACATTCCCTCTTCGCTACAGTTGGCTGACCAAAGGGTTTCAGGCCCTGCTCGAGGATCCGGGCGTGTTCTCATCAGACGAGGCCACGGTAACCCTGGGTGTGGGGAAGAACATGGTCAACTCGATCCGCTACTGGTTGCGCGCCATGCGGATGATGGATGCCAAGGACAACGCCCCCACGTCTCTCGGCCGGAAGCTCCTTGCTGAGGATGGATATGATCCCTACCTCGAAGATGAGGCAACGATCTGGCTGTTGCACTGGCTGCACGCCACCAATCCTGAGCAAGCAACCACCGCCTACTGGCTCTTCAACCGCTTCCACAAGCCCACATTTGCCTCAGAAGAGGCCGTGAGCGCCTTGGTGACGTTCGTGAAGGAGAACGTCACCGGGAAATACTCAATCAATACCGTGAAACAGGATATCGCGGTTATTCTGCGGATGTATGCGCCAAGCCGGAAGGCGACCAAGGTCGCCATGGAAGATGCCCTTGACTCTCCACTGGCTGCGCTGCGCCTGATCACGAGACAGGAGATTCAAAGGGGCTTCATTTCGTATCCAGAAGCACGATCCAGCCTGCCAGTCGAGATTGTCGGTTATGCGATCACAGAGCTGCTTCGATTCCATGGAGAACGGGCCATCCAGTTCCAGGAACTGATGTATGGCAGATTCGGACAGCTGGCGCTGGGCAGCATTTTTCGCCTGAGTGAAACCGCGTTGTTGACCATTCTGGAACAGCTGGTCGTCAAGTACCACAAGCACTACGAGATCCGTGAAACAGCTGGCGTTCATCAACTGTATCAGCTTGATGATGTGAACCCAGGCATGTTCCTGGACCGTCATTTCGGGCAACATGCCGGGAAGGTCGCGGCATGA